A single window of Candoia aspera isolate rCanAsp1 chromosome 3, rCanAsp1.hap2, whole genome shotgun sequence DNA harbors:
- the SRSF3 gene encoding serine/arginine-rich splicing factor 3 — MHRDSCPLDCKVYVGNLGNNGNKTELERAFGYYGPLRSVWVARNPPGFAFVEFEDPRDAADAVRELDGRTLCGCRVRVELSNGEKRSRNRGPPPSWGRRPRDDYRRRSPPPRRRSPRRRSFSRSRSRSLSRDRRRERSLSRERNHKPSRSFSRSRSRSRSNDRK; from the exons ATGCATCGTGATTCGTGTCCCCTGGACTGCAAGGTTTATGTGGGAAACCTTGGGAACAATGGCAACAAAACTGAATTGGAACGAGCTTTTGGCTACTATGGACCACTGCGTAGTGTGTGGGTAGCTAGAAATCCCCCTGGTTTTGCTTTTGTTGAATTTGAAGATCCACGGGATGCTGCTGATGCAGTGAGAGAACTAGATGGGAG AACGCTGTGTGGATGTCGTGTCAGGGTGGAACTGTCCAATGGTGAAAAACGCAGTCGGAACCGTGGCCCACCTCCCTCATGGGGTAGACGTCCTCGAGATGACTATCGCAGGAGAAGTCCTCCACCTCGCCGCAG ATCTCCACGGAGGAGGAGTTTTTCCCGTAGTCGCAGCAG GTCCCTTTCTAGAGatagaaggagagagagatcGCTCTCAAGGGAGAGAAATCATAAGCCTTCCCGTTCATTTTCCAGATCTCGTAG CCGTTCCAGGTCAAATGACAGGAAATAG